Proteins found in one Candidatus Dormiibacterota bacterium genomic segment:
- a CDS encoding ribonuclease HI family protein, translated as MPALINSVGPQPELIIHTDGGSRGNPGPSAIGVVIFTPDKEHLESFGEYIGTTTNNQAEYKAVIAGLKAANKYNAQKITFNIDSELVVRQLNGRYRVKNPELKPLFEQVHSLIKGVDVSFHHVTRENNQLADIEVNKALDQAR; from the coding sequence ATGCCCGCATTAATAAATTCGGTTGGTCCTCAGCCTGAACTAATTATTCATACAGACGGTGGCTCCAGGGGCAACCCAGGCCCATCAGCTATAGGTGTAGTGATTTTTACACCAGATAAAGAGCACCTCGAGTCATTTGGGGAGTACATTGGGACAACCACTAACAATCAGGCAGAATATAAGGCGGTAATTGCCGGCTTAAAGGCCGCGAACAAATATAATGCTCAAAAGATCACTTTTAATATTGACAGTGAGCTAGTGGTAAGGCAATTAAATGGCCGTTACAGGGTCAAGAATCCTGAGCTAAAGCCGTTATTTGAGCAAGTGCATAGTCTAATTAAGGGTGTGGATGTCTCATTCCACCATGTGACAAGAGAAAATAACCAGTTAGCTGACATTGAGGTTAATAAAGCGCTGGATCAAGCTAGATAG
- the infC gene encoding translation initiation factor IF-3 produces the protein MAHKTRLNREITAPEVRLVDLEGNQAGVVSLQEALERAEAAGYDLVEIAPNAKPPVVKILDWGKYRYEQTKQIQKSRKNQKQVEIKQVRFGLKIGDHDFNVKLDRARKFLESGHKVKISVLFRGREITHPDLGLAIISRVIEALSDIAEVEQTNPLSGREISTVIGSKKDAKTQNS, from the coding sequence ATAGCTCACAAAACCCGCCTCAACCGAGAGATCACTGCCCCTGAGGTCAGATTAGTCGATCTCGAAGGTAATCAGGCTGGTGTTGTCAGTTTGCAAGAAGCCCTGGAGCGCGCGGAAGCAGCTGGGTATGACCTAGTTGAAATCGCACCCAATGCCAAACCCCCAGTGGTTAAAATTCTGGATTGGGGCAAATACCGCTATGAACAGACTAAGCAGATCCAAAAAAGCCGTAAGAATCAAAAACAGGTAGAGATTAAACAGGTGCGGTTTGGATTAAAAATCGGTGATCATGACTTTAATGTTAAGCTTGACCGAGCCCGTAAATTTTTAGAGTCTGGTCATAAAGTTAAAATTAGCGTATTATTCCGCGGACGGGAAATTACCCATCCTGACCTCGGCCTGGCTATTATCAGCCGGGTCATTGAAGCTCTATCCGATATAGCTGAGGTCGAACAGACCAACCCCCTATCGGGCCGGGAAATAAGCACAGTAATTGGAAGTAAGAAAGATGCCAAAACTCAAAACTCATAA
- a CDS encoding glycosyltransferase: protein MRQLKVAIVHDWMVSPGGAEKVVLELHKIWPKAPIYTAAYEPSKFPEFADADVRPTWLNRIKLAKTKHQLFTIPRAWAFKTLNLSDYDLVISSSSAESKYVKTGPSTAHICYCHTPVRYYWSDYDWYRKHPPFGKLNPLAGLVLPFLIGTLRRMDYKAAQKVDYYLANSANVQARIKRYYGRDSEVVYPPIETGSFTKPRTPKDYYLIVGRQVAYKRLDLAVDAFNKLGLKLKVAGSGEEINRQKARSKPNIEYLGFVSGDELADLYAGAKGFIFPPEEDFGIAPVEAMSAGCPVIAYAKGGALEYVIEGETGVLFKKQTPQDLIDAVKRLQGIKFDEKKIRRHAKQFDRKVFIKKIRDFVSKVSVSVS from the coding sequence ATGAGGCAGCTCAAAGTTGCGATAGTTCATGACTGGATGGTTTCGCCAGGAGGCGCCGAGAAGGTTGTGCTGGAGCTTCACAAAATATGGCCCAAGGCACCGATATATACTGCTGCTTATGAGCCGAGCAAGTTTCCCGAATTTGCGGATGCGGATGTGCGACCTACTTGGCTAAACCGCATAAAACTAGCAAAAACTAAACATCAACTATTCACAATCCCCAGAGCATGGGCTTTTAAAACACTTAATTTGTCGGATTATGATTTGGTAATCTCCTCGTCCAGTGCGGAATCTAAATATGTTAAAACTGGTCCCAGCACAGCCCATATTTGCTACTGCCATACGCCCGTACGCTACTATTGGAGCGATTACGACTGGTATCGCAAGCATCCGCCTTTCGGCAAGCTCAACCCTCTTGCTGGGCTGGTACTCCCGTTTCTAATTGGCACTTTGCGCAGAATGGACTACAAAGCGGCCCAAAAGGTCGATTATTATCTAGCAAATTCAGCAAATGTGCAGGCGCGTATTAAGCGCTACTATGGCCGCGACTCTGAGGTTGTATACCCCCCCATTGAAACTGGCAGTTTTACAAAACCACGCACCCCAAAGGACTACTACTTAATAGTGGGGCGGCAAGTGGCTTATAAGCGTCTGGATCTGGCCGTGGATGCCTTTAATAAACTGGGGTTGAAGCTGAAAGTTGCAGGATCGGGTGAGGAAATAAACCGGCAGAAAGCCCGATCCAAGCCCAATATTGAGTATCTCGGTTTTGTTAGCGGAGATGAACTGGCCGATCTTTACGCCGGGGCTAAGGGTTTTATTTTCCCGCCCGAAGAAGACTTTGGTATAGCACCGGTTGAGGCAATGTCGGCCGGCTGCCCCGTAATTGCCTATGCTAAGGGCGGTGCACTGGAGTATGTTATTGAAGGGGAGACAGGGGTTTTATTTAAAAAACAGACCCCGCAGGACCTGATTGATGCAGTTAAGCGCTTGCAAGGCATTAAGTTTGACGAGAAGAAGATCAGGCGTCATGCCAAACAGTTCGATAGAAAAGTATTTATAAAAAAAATAAGAGACTTTGTTTCTAAAGTCTCAGTTTCTGTTAGCTAA
- the rpmI gene encoding 50S ribosomal protein L35, translating to MPKLKTHKGMAKRIKLSAGGKMLRRKAYRSHLLGHKQTKTKRTYVKEFEVSQGDAANIKKMLGKYK from the coding sequence ATGCCAAAACTCAAAACTCATAAAGGAATGGCTAAGCGGATTAAACTTTCGGCTGGCGGCAAGATGCTGCGCCGGAAGGCATATCGTAGTCACCTCCTTGGTCATAAGCAAACCAAGACTAAGCGTACATACGTTAAAGAGTTCGAAGTTTCTCAGGGCGATGCTGCCAATATTAAAAAGATGCTAGGAAAGTATAAGTAA
- a CDS encoding diacylglycerol kinase family protein has product MYYYIINPAAGKGAINNIQDKLRSRLTELGISGEFAKTTGPGDAAKIAELAVKKGMNTIVAVGGDDTVNEVINGISRENNTAIGIIPTGSSNLLAGHLGIHDWQQACEVLAARRITSYGLIAAGQKFFLSTLVLGFETQLEDRAENGSKEGLKDKIKQFKTSFDQAKNFKPLKCKITVDSKYELTSPLFSLTVANQKFDNPLADNKLIISLTEKPSRWDLTNYAWQLLKKTPGRLENISTRVKADRAVIEINPETQVMIDGNLAGKTPIVIRLTDRRIRFITEKQSGNFKN; this is encoded by the coding sequence ATGTACTACTACATCATCAATCCAGCCGCTGGTAAAGGGGCGATTAATAACATTCAGGACAAGCTAAGAAGCAGGCTAACAGAGCTGGGTATTAGTGGAGAGTTTGCTAAGACTACCGGCCCTGGCGATGCCGCCAAAATAGCGGAGCTGGCTGTAAAAAAGGGAATGAATACCATTGTGGCTGTCGGCGGAGATGATACGGTGAATGAAGTTATTAATGGTATAAGCCGAGAGAATAATACTGCCATAGGCATTATTCCAACCGGTAGTTCTAACCTGCTGGCGGGTCATTTGGGTATCCATGATTGGCAACAGGCCTGTGAGGTGCTGGCCGCCCGCCGAATTACAAGCTACGGACTAATTGCCGCCGGACAAAAATTCTTTTTATCGACCTTGGTGCTGGGCTTTGAAACCCAGCTGGAAGATCGGGCGGAAAATGGCTCCAAGGAAGGTTTGAAAGACAAGATTAAACAGTTTAAGACCAGTTTCGACCAAGCCAAAAATTTTAAGCCACTAAAGTGCAAGATTACGGTTGATAGTAAATATGAACTTACATCCCCCCTCTTCAGCCTGACCGTTGCCAATCAAAAGTTCGACAACCCTCTGGCCGACAATAAACTAATCATTAGCCTAACCGAAAAACCTTCGCGCTGGGATCTCACAAATTATGCCTGGCAGCTGCTGAAGAAAACTCCTGGTAGATTGGAGAATATTAGCACCAGAGTCAAAGCCGATCGGGCTGTCATCGAAATTAACCCCGAAACACAAGTAATGATAGACGGCAATCTGGCCGGTAAAACTCCGATTGTAATTCGCCTGACCGACAGACGCATACGGTTTATTACCGAAAAACAGTCCGGAAACTTCAAAAATTAA
- a CDS encoding DUF4446 family protein, whose amino-acid sequence MENVNTIWLISGASIATAAFAVWQTIRLRQRFNAAFTTEGGELEKTLAKYFQSVNSTESHLKKLDTLYRQLAESQSLSSQKISIVRFNPFGDTGGDQSFVLAVLDAHDSGYVITSIHSRTGTRVYVKPIDYGKSKHALAEEELKALKQASKRKPHSKEKSDAKKT is encoded by the coding sequence GTGGAGAACGTTAATACAATTTGGCTAATCAGCGGTGCAAGTATTGCTACAGCAGCCTTCGCGGTATGGCAAACTATCAGGCTGCGCCAGCGATTTAATGCTGCATTTACAACCGAGGGCGGTGAGCTGGAAAAGACATTGGCCAAATATTTTCAATCGGTTAATTCAACCGAATCCCACCTGAAAAAACTCGACACTCTCTACCGCCAATTAGCCGAATCCCAAAGCCTGTCATCGCAAAAAATTTCGATTGTGAGGTTCAATCCATTTGGTGATACCGGTGGGGATCAAAGCTTTGTGCTGGCGGTCCTGGATGCACATGATTCCGGCTATGTCATAACTAGCATCCACAGCCGAACCGGTACACGGGTATATGTAAAACCAATTGATTACGGTAAAAGTAAGCATGCCCTCGCCGAGGAAGAATTAAAAGCACTTAAACAGGCCTCAAAAAGAAAGCCGCACAGTAAGGAGAAATCAGATGCCAAAAAAACATGA
- a CDS encoding helix-turn-helix domain-containing protein, giving the protein MNEELVKQVEDLGLSNKEARVYLANLMLGPSGVQQIAEAAGIKRVTTYVILESLVGLGLVSQTTHAKKTLFNAEDPQHLSRLLEKREEALKEQKQNLSELLPDIKKLKSLSKDVPAVKFYEGAESMMTIYKSLPLVFKKYNVKESFGISNLDQLYASFPEIKDAQANPSRVDAKVKSRFIYTTKEGPIIKESDSVAIRESRFVPLDKFPFNCDIGIVGDFISVMSLETPRPMGITIESAALAKGFKAVFELAWEGAEKYDKENKSK; this is encoded by the coding sequence ATGAATGAAGAACTGGTAAAACAAGTAGAAGATCTCGGCCTGAGCAACAAGGAAGCCCGGGTTTATCTAGCCAACCTAATGCTTGGCCCTTCTGGCGTGCAGCAGATAGCAGAAGCCGCAGGTATAAAGCGGGTTACTACCTACGTTATACTCGAATCTTTAGTCGGCCTGGGGCTGGTCAGCCAGACTACCCATGCCAAAAAAACTTTATTTAATGCGGAAGACCCTCAACATCTCAGCCGTCTACTGGAGAAGAGGGAGGAAGCGCTTAAGGAGCAGAAGCAGAACCTTAGCGAATTGCTGCCAGATATAAAGAAGCTTAAATCGCTTTCTAAAGATGTTCCAGCAGTAAAATTTTATGAAGGTGCAGAGAGTATGATGACTATTTATAAGTCTTTGCCTCTCGTTTTTAAAAAATACAATGTTAAGGAAAGTTTCGGTATCAGCAATTTGGATCAACTATATGCTTCCTTTCCTGAGATAAAAGATGCCCAGGCTAACCCCTCTCGTGTTGATGCCAAAGTAAAGAGCAGATTTATTTACACCACTAAAGAAGGACCAATTATTAAAGAATCAGATTCGGTCGCAATACGCGAATCAAGGTTTGTGCCTTTAGATAAATTCCCCTTCAATTGTGACATTGGTATAGTGGGGGATTTTATCTCGGTCATGTCACTTGAAACACCACGGCCAATGGGAATTACTATTGAAAGCGCAGCTCTGGCTAAGGGGTTCAAGGCTGTGTTTGAGCTGGCCTGGGAAGGCGCTGAAAAGTATGATAAAGAAAATAAGAGTAAGTAA
- a CDS encoding glycosyltransferase family 4 protein: MKLKVNIISESAFSIGGHGVDTAFREHVLALGERNDVLVRVNQLGSADITHVHTTGPYGLVALVLGGNKKVVTAHVVPDAFVGTVAGAKYWYRLAAWYLKFFYNRADKIIAISEEVEQSLIRKLGIKSDKITVIPNTVDTAQYKPAKDGKRLARQKLGLGSTDFIVLSVGQINPTKRYESFLSLAKQFPGFRFIWIGGTPFKHLSASYKDMLELTHKQPANMSTIGPLEHSEVKQYYWAADVFIMPSNREGHPLAVLEAAAAGLPIVVRDIPSYDSNFGQDILRGTDKTFAHIVQRLHDNQVYYREAVELSRAIATKFDNASGAKQLCRLYRQLIASK; encoded by the coding sequence ATGAAACTGAAAGTAAATATTATTTCTGAATCGGCCTTTTCTATTGGTGGGCATGGGGTCGATACAGCCTTTAGAGAGCATGTACTGGCCCTGGGTGAGCGTAATGATGTCCTGGTTAGAGTTAACCAACTGGGATCCGCTGACATTACGCACGTGCACACTACTGGCCCGTACGGCCTAGTGGCGCTCGTGTTGGGTGGCAACAAAAAGGTCGTAACGGCCCACGTTGTGCCAGACGCTTTCGTGGGAACGGTAGCCGGAGCTAAGTACTGGTATCGTCTGGCGGCTTGGTACCTAAAATTTTTCTACAACCGCGCAGACAAAATCATAGCGATATCGGAAGAAGTAGAGCAAAGCTTGATTAGAAAGCTTGGAATAAAGTCAGATAAGATTACCGTAATACCCAATACGGTCGATACAGCCCAATATAAACCGGCGAAAGATGGTAAGCGGCTGGCCCGGCAAAAGCTGGGGCTTGGATCCACTGACTTCATCGTACTGTCTGTCGGGCAGATTAACCCCACCAAGCGGTATGAGAGCTTTTTGAGTCTTGCAAAGCAGTTTCCGGGCTTCAGATTCATTTGGATTGGCGGTACGCCGTTCAAACACCTAAGTGCCAGTTATAAGGATATGCTAGAGCTTACGCACAAGCAGCCAGCAAATATGAGTACTATTGGCCCCCTTGAGCATAGCGAGGTCAAGCAGTACTACTGGGCTGCCGATGTGTTTATTATGCCCTCCAATCGGGAAGGACACCCATTAGCTGTACTAGAAGCCGCCGCCGCCGGCCTGCCTATTGTCGTTAGAGATATCCCCTCTTACGATTCTAACTTTGGCCAAGATATTCTTCGCGGCACAGACAAGACCTTTGCGCATATAGTGCAACGCCTTCACGACAACCAGGTATACTATAGGGAGGCAGTTGAGTTATCACGCGCAATTGCCACCAAGTTCGATAATGCCAGCGGAGCCAAGCAACTATGCAGACTATACCGACAACTAATAGCTAGTAAATGA
- a CDS encoding glycosyltransferase produces the protein MKIAFFTDSYLPRADGVAYSIETFRVELEKLGHEVHVIAPAPGLRYKEKSPNILRFPAVKGLVFDDYLTSIFFPPQALLKIKKINPDIVHYHTPGQIGLLGAYYAIHNRKPLVTTYHSDLYEYVTYYPQVLPGAIALSMLSPLITGGKMDDLRFALSSIKPERNVDAWNQKIIVKGITMLHNYCDRVIVPSIKIEQQLRSWKTKSLIRVLPTGVDKITTTTRAAKLFRERYGLKESDQVILFVGRLGDEKSVDLLITAFAIIAPSHPKAKLVLIGRHEKQDKLVRQAKNLGVADRVVFTGRIERSRLGAAYKVATVFAFPSTTDTQGLVIQEAAWAGLPIVMIDHDITNVVIDKVNGLFSRNNARSFARRLSQVLTNDRLRQDMGEASIKLAAKYSAERQAKQLARLYETVLKGHINAKKPPKRRFRLPARLPKK, from the coding sequence ATGAAAATAGCTTTTTTCACAGATTCATACCTGCCCAGAGCTGATGGAGTAGCTTACTCCATAGAGACTTTTCGGGTTGAGCTGGAAAAGCTGGGCCACGAGGTTCACGTGATCGCCCCGGCTCCTGGGCTTCGTTATAAGGAGAAATCCCCTAACATCCTTAGGTTTCCGGCAGTCAAGGGCCTGGTATTCGATGACTATCTGACTAGTATATTCTTCCCCCCGCAGGCTCTGCTGAAGATAAAAAAGATAAACCCTGACATCGTGCATTACCATACCCCTGGCCAAATCGGCCTACTAGGAGCCTACTACGCCATACACAACCGCAAACCCCTTGTTACCACCTATCACTCAGACTTATATGAGTACGTTACTTACTACCCCCAGGTCTTGCCTGGCGCGATTGCCCTTTCTATGCTTTCCCCTTTAATTACCGGGGGCAAAATGGACGACCTACGATTTGCTCTAAGCAGCATAAAGCCGGAACGTAATGTGGATGCCTGGAATCAGAAAATAATCGTTAAAGGCATTACTATGCTGCATAACTATTGTGATCGGGTTATTGTACCCTCTATCAAAATCGAGCAGCAGCTGCGATCGTGGAAAACCAAGTCTTTAATCAGGGTTTTACCGACAGGTGTTGACAAAATTACTACGACCACTAGGGCTGCTAAGCTGTTCCGTGAGAGATATGGGTTAAAAGAGAGCGATCAGGTAATCCTCTTCGTCGGCCGGCTGGGAGATGAAAAAAGCGTGGATCTGTTAATTACCGCCTTTGCTATAATTGCGCCCAGCCACCCTAAGGCTAAGCTGGTATTAATCGGCCGCCACGAGAAGCAGGACAAGCTGGTGAGGCAGGCTAAGAACCTGGGTGTAGCCGATCGCGTCGTATTTACCGGCCGAATAGAAAGAAGTCGGCTGGGGGCAGCCTATAAGGTAGCCACCGTCTTTGCCTTCCCTTCCACCACCGACACCCAAGGCCTGGTTATCCAGGAAGCGGCTTGGGCCGGATTGCCGATTGTTATGATCGATCACGACATCACTAATGTAGTTATAGATAAGGTTAATGGTCTATTCTCCCGTAATAACGCGCGCAGCTTTGCCCGAAGACTCAGCCAGGTGCTGACGAACGATCGGCTGCGCCAGGATATGGGTGAAGCCAGCATTAAGCTTGCGGCTAAGTACTCTGCCGAGCGCCAAGCCAAGCAACTGGCCAGACTGTATGAAACGGTACTAAAGGGCCATATTAACGCTAAAAAACCGCCTAAAAGACGGTTTAGACTACCTGCGCGCCTGCCTAAAAAGTAA
- a CDS encoding polymer-forming cytoskeletal protein: MPKKHDLLGVTETDTIIGANVRLKGNLASEGDILIDGHLEGNVKSARDVTIGVNAQIAGDVAGQNITIAGQQKGDIQATEGATITATGQVAGDITASLLSIERGGIFIGNSKMKPAQTQTEATNKEPAED, from the coding sequence ATGCCAAAAAAACATGATTTATTAGGAGTTACCGAAACAGATACTATTATCGGCGCTAATGTTCGGCTCAAAGGTAATTTAGCCAGTGAGGGTGATATTTTAATAGACGGCCACCTGGAAGGCAATGTAAAATCGGCCCGCGATGTGACAATTGGAGTCAATGCTCAAATAGCAGGTGATGTTGCTGGGCAAAACATCACAATAGCCGGGCAGCAAAAGGGAGACATTCAGGCTACCGAAGGAGCTACTATTACAGCCACTGGGCAAGTAGCCGGTGACATTACCGCCTCTCTCTTAAGCATAGAGCGCGGTGGTATATTTATCGGTAATAGCAAAATGAAGCCAGCTCAAACACAGACAGAAGCCACAAACAAAGAGCCTGCTGAAGACTAA
- a CDS encoding sugar transferase has protein sequence MRKRSELFFNLFLLPIDFAAMLAAFVVAYAIRVKIDARPVAYPLGIEFFLQIFLLIIPVIILIFALTGLYNLSSIRGRLQEAGKIFVAVSGGLMFMIMVDFFSISPIFPSKSIPFYAYGISLVTVTLGRQIVRSLQRALFRRGIGTYRVVVVGSGPIAANVVNGLKDTRTSGYQIVGAIDSAKGSQKRMGKIRVDRNLTNLVNRLGGVEFDEIIQADSSLAQEEILELVTFASNHHLTYRFVPNQLGIYATHSTISTMAGMPMVEIKRTPLDGWGRIVKRAFDLTASGLALIILTPLFTVIGLIIKLIDPGPVFYKHKRLSREGKYINVYKFRTMKAKYCTGPGFTGKSDAEVFADLGKPELTQEFDKQQKLKDDPRVSPVGRFLRRTSLDELAQLFNVVKGDLSLVGPRPIVQAELDRYGTQQSKLLSLRPGVTGWWQISGRSDIDYDERVKLDMYYVENWSFWLDIKIILRTVVVLIAGRGAY, from the coding sequence ATGCGTAAACGCAGTGAGCTATTTTTTAATCTCTTTCTTTTGCCCATCGACTTTGCTGCGATGCTGGCAGCCTTTGTCGTAGCCTATGCCATACGCGTAAAGATCGATGCCAGGCCTGTAGCTTACCCCCTGGGAATTGAATTCTTTCTGCAGATTTTTCTGCTGATAATACCAGTTATTATCCTCATATTCGCTCTAACCGGTCTTTACAACCTATCTAGTATTAGAGGCCGCTTGCAGGAAGCCGGTAAGATATTCGTAGCCGTTTCAGGGGGTCTGATGTTCATGATAATGGTGGATTTCTTTAGTATCTCGCCAATATTCCCCTCCAAGTCTATTCCGTTCTATGCTTATGGCATAAGTCTGGTTACAGTAACACTGGGCCGTCAAATTGTAAGGAGCCTGCAACGAGCGCTGTTCCGCCGCGGAATTGGTACTTACCGGGTAGTGGTTGTAGGCAGCGGCCCGATTGCTGCAAATGTAGTGAACGGGCTTAAAGACACCAGGACCTCCGGCTACCAAATAGTCGGAGCGATTGATAGCGCAAAAGGCTCCCAGAAGCGTATGGGCAAGATAAGAGTCGACCGTAATCTAACTAATCTTGTTAACCGCCTGGGTGGTGTGGAATTTGATGAAATAATTCAGGCTGACTCTTCTCTGGCCCAAGAAGAAATACTCGAGCTCGTAACATTTGCTAGCAATCACCACCTGACTTATAGGTTCGTCCCAAACCAGCTGGGGATTTATGCTACCCACTCGACTATCAGCACAATGGCTGGGATGCCAATGGTGGAAATCAAGCGTACTCCGCTCGATGGCTGGGGAAGGATTGTAAAAAGAGCTTTTGATTTAACTGCTTCAGGACTGGCTTTAATAATTTTGACCCCTCTTTTTACTGTAATTGGCCTTATTATTAAGCTAATTGATCCCGGGCCGGTGTTTTATAAGCACAAACGTCTGAGTCGGGAAGGCAAGTATATAAATGTATATAAATTCAGAACAATGAAAGCCAAATACTGCACAGGGCCTGGCTTTACCGGCAAGTCTGATGCCGAGGTTTTTGCTGATTTAGGTAAACCAGAGCTGACCCAGGAATTCGATAAACAGCAGAAGCTGAAAGATGATCCTCGTGTTAGCCCAGTTGGTAGATTCTTACGCCGAACCAGTTTGGATGAACTTGCACAGCTATTCAACGTTGTAAAAGGCGATTTAAGTTTGGTTGGCCCCCGCCCTATAGTTCAGGCCGAATTAGATAGATATGGCACGCAGCAGTCCAAGCTGCTGTCCCTGCGCCCTGGTGTTACCGGTTGGTGGCAGATCTCTGGACGAAGCGACATAGATTACGATGAACGGGTTAAGCTGGATATGTATTATGTCGAGAACTGGAGCTTCTGGCTGGATATAAAGATCATTTTAAGAACAGTTGTGGTCCTAATAGCAGGCCGAGGAGCTTATTGA
- the rplT gene encoding 50S ribosomal protein L20, which translates to MRVKRGVASHKKHKKLRAQTKGMSHMRRASIKKAREAVLKALSYAYRDRRTKKRDFRSLWIVRINAGLRETGITYSKFMGLMKKSGVTLDRKILSELAVSQPAAFKAVVEHVTKHQAK; encoded by the coding sequence ATGAGAGTTAAACGGGGCGTAGCCTCCCACAAAAAACATAAGAAACTGCGGGCTCAAACCAAAGGTATGAGCCATATGCGGCGTGCCAGTATTAAAAAAGCCCGTGAGGCAGTGCTGAAGGCGCTTTCTTACGCCTACCGCGACCGACGGACTAAAAAACGCGACTTCCGCTCACTCTGGATTGTGCGTATCAATGCCGGGCTACGTGAAACAGGAATAACTTATAGCAAGTTCATGGGTCTAATGAAGAAATCCGGTGTAACACTGGACCGTAAAATCCTAAGCGAACTAGCTGTTAGCCAGCCAGCCGCTTTTAAGGCTGTTGTGGAACACGTTACTAAGCACCAAGCTAAATAG
- a CDS encoding YifB family Mg chelatase-like AAA ATPase: MPAKVLAPTCIGVKGQLIDVECDLASGLPSFTVVGLGDKAVAEAKDRVRSAIKNSGLFLPPKRITLNLAPADLPKDGTAYDLSIAVAILTASEQLSIDPNDYLFTGELALDGSVRSTKGVLSAVRLAKISGISEIFVPEANIQEASLVEGLTLYPLKSLRQLYRHLAKEEAVKPYSGSARKVKAQAKPAVDMQDIYGQNQAKRAIEVAAAGGHNILLSGPPGTGKTLLARALAGLLPAPSLEETIEIAELYSLAGLSAEAGYQRPFRNPHHTASDVALIGGGTWPKPGEISLSHRGVLFLDELPEFPRHVLEVLRQPLEDGVVSIARASGSITYPARFMLVATQNPCPCGYAGDAKRECVCSPAQVARYSKKVSGPLLDRVDLFVDVAPVEQESMIAKATAEPSKSVAERVHTARLIQAKRLKSANINAGMDNAQIKTHCQLDEEGRRLERQALSSLNLSARSYMRVLRVARTIADLSGSQNIQTCHLAEALQYRPKL; encoded by the coding sequence ATGCCAGCTAAAGTGCTCGCCCCAACCTGTATAGGTGTAAAAGGACAACTCATCGATGTGGAGTGCGATCTGGCCAGCGGCCTCCCCTCCTTTACGGTAGTAGGTCTAGGAGATAAAGCCGTAGCCGAAGCCAAAGATCGCGTACGCAGCGCTATTAAGAACAGTGGCCTATTTCTGCCCCCCAAGCGCATTACCCTTAATCTTGCTCCGGCCGACCTGCCTAAAGACGGCACGGCTTATGACCTGAGTATTGCTGTTGCTATACTCACAGCCAGCGAACAGCTCAGTATAGACCCAAACGATTATCTCTTTACAGGAGAGCTGGCACTGGATGGTTCGGTGCGCTCCACCAAGGGCGTACTCTCGGCAGTACGGCTAGCCAAAATCAGCGGTATATCTGAGATATTCGTACCCGAAGCTAACATTCAGGAGGCTTCTTTAGTGGAAGGGTTAACCCTCTACCCCCTTAAGTCCTTGCGGCAGCTGTACCGGCACTTGGCGAAAGAAGAGGCAGTAAAGCCCTATTCCGGCTCTGCTAGGAAGGTTAAAGCTCAGGCTAAACCGGCTGTCGATATGCAAGATATTTACGGCCAGAACCAAGCCAAGCGAGCTATTGAAGTAGCGGCGGCGGGCGGCCATAATATTCTGCTCTCCGGCCCTCCCGGCACCGGCAAGACCTTGCTAGCCAGAGCCTTGGCCGGGCTCCTACCTGCACCAAGCTTAGAAGAAACAATCGAAATCGCTGAGTTATATAGCCTAGCCGGTCTGTCGGCTGAGGCGGGCTATCAAAGGCCTTTCCGAAACCCTCACCACACGGCCAGCGATGTAGCTCTGATTGGCGGCGGCACTTGGCCTAAGCCAGGCGAGATCAGTCTGAGCCACCGGGGAGTACTCTTCCTCGACGAGCTGCCGGAATTCCCCCGCCATGTACTGGAGGTGCTGCGCCAGCCCTTAGAAGACGGTGTGGTAAGTATTGCTAGAGCTTCTGGTTCTATCACCTATCCGGCCCGATTTATGTTGGTAGCCACCCAGAACCCCTGCCCCTGCGGCTATGCTGGCGATGCTAAGCGGGAATGTGTCTGTAGCCCGGCACAAGTAGCACGATACAGCAAGAAGGTCTCCGGCCCGCTACTAGACAGGGTCGATCTATTCGTAGATGTGGCGCCGGTCGAACAAGAAAGTATGATTGCTAAAGCAACCGCCGAACCAAGCAAGTCTGTAGCCGAACGAGTACATACTGCCAGGCTCATTCAAGCCAAGCGCCTAAAATCTGCCAACATCAACGCAGGTATGGATAATGCTCAAATTAAGACCCACTGCCAACTGGATGAAGAAGGCCGCCGCCTGGAACGCCAAGCGCTCTCCAGTCTGAATTTATCAGCTAGGTCGTATATGAGAGTTTTAAGGGTAGCCCGAACCATAGCCGATCTGTCAGGAAGCCAGAATATACAAACCTGCCACCTGGCTGAAGCTTTGCAGTATCGGCCAAAACTCTGA